Genomic segment of Chloroflexota bacterium:
TTTTGCCTTGCGCGCCCAGTGCGCGGCGGAAGTGATCAGCACCGTGCCCAGCCCTTGCCGCCGCACTTTGCGCTCCACCGCAAACTCAGACACCCAGCCGGTGCCGCTGACGGCGCTGTCGGCGACGGTGAGGTAGCCATGCACGTCGCCACGCGCCTCGGCGACGATGAACAGCCGCCGCCCCTGCCACTCGGCGGCCAGCGTTTCCAGGTCACGCGGGTAGGCCACGCGCACCGAGCGCGGCAGGCGCACTTGCCGGAAGGTGATGTTGATCTGATTATCTTCGTCGCGGTGATCCATTTGCCACACGTAGTCGGTGCTGTAGCTGTGATCAAATGCGGCGATGGCGTTCAGGTCATCGGCTGAACCGGGGCGGACGGTGATGGGATAACGTTCGGAGGTGGACATAGGTGATGAAGTTGCAGAGCGAATTGGCAATTCGCTCTGCAGAAAGTATACCTTGAGTCGCGGCTGAGAGCCTGTTTGAAAATTGCTCTTCGCCCGCGTCCTCGCGGTTGGGGAGCA
This window contains:
- a CDS encoding GNAT family N-acetyltransferase, with the translated sequence MSTSERYPITVRPGSADDLNAIAAFDHSYSTDYVWQMDHRDEDNQINITFRQVRLPRSVRVAYPRDLETLAAEWQGRRLFIVAEARGDVHGYLTVADSAVSGTGWVSEFAVERKVRRQGLGTVLITSAAHWARKAKLQRLIVEVQSKNYPAISFCQKHGFAFCGYNDRYFVNQDIALFFGLSLK